Proteins encoded in a region of the Kryptolebias marmoratus isolate JLee-2015 linkage group LG14, ASM164957v2, whole genome shotgun sequence genome:
- the LOC112451274 gene encoding uncharacterized protein LOC112451274 isoform X2 yields the protein MIRAESGQTDVYLDMERLLLLLLLWSSGVQAEGKHDSAEPDELRLVGGASRCSGDLGLKHLGEWRPVDGPDWTLKTAAVVCEHLDCGSAVSVGQRQSSSTPVWRIRSDCVQSGSGLRDCASSGPSFSSLNLTCSDLLVQPIISVSSVNGVSDAQQQGFPVSRGSSFTISCSIQPQYPGGSFQLSFTSSNTPHGYIQPAVNHSAHFLFPAAEPAHQGRYSCVYNIHVFSHNFSSESRGLSLTVSDATVLLIRAVVLPLTLLVVNAGLYFYWKASRRQKWSRQENMELVVRNIRVSAAEEEGAQGAEENLRGAPLTSR from the exons ATGATCAGAGCTGAGAGCGGACAGACAGACGTCTACCTGGACATGGAGCgcctgttgctgctgctgctgctgtggagcTCAG GAGTTCAGGCTGAAGGAAAACATGACTCAGCag AACCTGATGAGCTCAGGTTGGTGGGAGGAGCCAGTCGCTGTTCAGGTGACCTGGGGCTTAAACATCTGGGAGAATGGAGACCAGTGGATGGTCCTGACTGGACCCTGAAGACAGCAGCTGTTG tctgtgaacatctggactgtggctctgctgtttctgtaggaCAGAGACAGTCTTCATCCACACCTGTGTGGAGGATCAGGTCTGACTGTGttcagtctggttctggtctcagAGACTGTGCATCATCAGGAccctctttctcctctctgaATCTCACCTGTTCAG ACCTGCTGGTTCAGCCAATCATCTCTGTGTCCTCCGTGAACGGGGTCTCTGATGCCCAGCAGCAGGGGTTTCCGGTGTCCAGGGGCTCCAGCTTCACCATCAGCTGCTCCATCCAGCCTCAGTATCCAGGAGGCTCCTTCCAgctctccttcacctcctccaacACTCCACACGGCTACATCCAGCCAGCTGTCAATCACTCtgcacacttcctgtttcctgctgcagagccCGCCCACCAAGGACGCTACAGCTGTGTTTATAACATCCACGTTTTTTCTCATAACTTCTCCTCTGAGAGCCGTGGTCTGTCTCTGACTGTCTCAG ATGCAACAGTTCTTCTCATCAGAGCGGTCGTCCTGCCGCTGACTCTGCTGGTGGTGAACGCTGGCCTGTATTTCTACTGGAAG GCCAGCAGGAGGCAGAAGTGGAGCAGACAGGAGAACATGGAGCTGGTTGTGAGGAACATCAGagtctctgcagctgaagaggAAGGAGCTCAGGGAGCAGAGGAGAACCTCAGAGGAGCTCCTCTCACATCCAGATGA
- the LOC112451274 gene encoding uncharacterized protein LOC112451274 isoform X1, whose protein sequence is MIRAESGQTDVYLDMERLLLLLLLWSSGVQAEGKHDSAEPDELRLVGGASRCSGDLGLKHLGEWRPVDGPDWTLKTAAVVCEHLDCGSAVSVGQRQSSSTPVWRIRSDCVQSGSGLRDCASSGPSFSSLNLTCSDLLVQPIISVSSVNGVSDAQQQGFPVSRGSSFTISCSIQPQYPGGSFQLSFTSSNTPHGYIQPAVNHSAHFLFPAAEPAHQGRYSCVYNIHVFSHNFSSESRGLSLTVSDATVLLIRAVVLPLTLLVVNAGLYFYWKVLSTCLELRMKQSACVCSAEDTEDCCSHSHLGAVMSLQASRRQKWSRQENMELVVRNIRVSAAEEEGAQGAEENLRGAPLTSR, encoded by the exons ATGATCAGAGCTGAGAGCGGACAGACAGACGTCTACCTGGACATGGAGCgcctgttgctgctgctgctgctgtggagcTCAG GAGTTCAGGCTGAAGGAAAACATGACTCAGCag AACCTGATGAGCTCAGGTTGGTGGGAGGAGCCAGTCGCTGTTCAGGTGACCTGGGGCTTAAACATCTGGGAGAATGGAGACCAGTGGATGGTCCTGACTGGACCCTGAAGACAGCAGCTGTTG tctgtgaacatctggactgtggctctgctgtttctgtaggaCAGAGACAGTCTTCATCCACACCTGTGTGGAGGATCAGGTCTGACTGTGttcagtctggttctggtctcagAGACTGTGCATCATCAGGAccctctttctcctctctgaATCTCACCTGTTCAG ACCTGCTGGTTCAGCCAATCATCTCTGTGTCCTCCGTGAACGGGGTCTCTGATGCCCAGCAGCAGGGGTTTCCGGTGTCCAGGGGCTCCAGCTTCACCATCAGCTGCTCCATCCAGCCTCAGTATCCAGGAGGCTCCTTCCAgctctccttcacctcctccaacACTCCACACGGCTACATCCAGCCAGCTGTCAATCACTCtgcacacttcctgtttcctgctgcagagccCGCCCACCAAGGACGCTACAGCTGTGTTTATAACATCCACGTTTTTTCTCATAACTTCTCCTCTGAGAGCCGTGGTCTGTCTCTGACTGTCTCAG ATGCAACAGTTCTTCTCATCAGAGCGGTCGTCCTGCCGCTGACTCTGCTGGTGGTGAACGCTGGCCTGTATTTCTACTGGAAGGTACTGTCCACATGTTTGGAGCTGAGAATGAAGCAGTcagcctgtgtttgttcagCTGAAGACACAGAGGACTgctgctctcactcacatctgGGTGCTGTCATGTCTCTGCAGGCCAGCAGGAGGCAGAAGTGGAGCAGACAGGAGAACATGGAGCTGGTTGTGAGGAACATCAGagtctctgcagctgaagaggAAGGAGCTCAGGGAGCAGAGGAGAACCTCAGAGGAGCTCCTCTCACATCCAGATGA